The Acanthopagrus latus isolate v.2019 chromosome 13, fAcaLat1.1, whole genome shotgun sequence genome contains a region encoding:
- the hspb1 gene encoding heat shock protein beta-1 yields the protein MTERRIPFTLLRTPSWDPFRDWHSRIFDQAFGMPALPEDFPPTFPSTHWPGYLRPSLVTPDMGVMMPQSPMMYPGGVMAQQARAALSRQLSSGMSEIKQTQDSWKVSLDVNHFSPEELVVKTKDGVVEITGKHEERKDEHGFVSRCFTRKYTLPPTANIEKVTSSLSPEGFLTVEAPLKVPALESSETTIPVNVDNKGSVAKK from the exons ATGACCGAGAGACGTATTCCCTTCACCCTGCTGCGCACCCCCAGCTGGGACCCATTCCGTGACTGGCACAGCCGCATCTTCGACCAGGCCTTTGGCATGCCGGCCCTGCCCGAGGACTTCCCCCCGACATTCCCCAGCACCCACTGGCCGGGGTACCTGCGGCCCTCCCTCGTGACCCCCGACATGGGGGTGATGATGCCCCAGAGCCCCATGATGTACCCCGGCGGCGTGATGGCCCAGCAGGCCCGCGCCGCCCTGTCCCGCCAGTTGAGCAGCGGCATGTCGGAGATCAAGCAGACCCAGGACAGCTGGAAGGTGTCGCTGGACGTGAACCACTTCTCGCCCGAGGAGCTGGTGGTGAAGACCAAGGACGGCGTGGTGGAAATCACCg GCAAGCACGAGGAGAGGAAGGACGAGCACGGTTTCGTGTCCAGATGCTTCACCAGGAAATACAC CCTCCCCCCGACAGCCAACATCGAGAAGGTGACCTCCAGCCTCTCTCCTGAAGGGTTCCTGACCGTGGAGGCTCCTCTGAAGGTGCCGGCCCTCGAGTCCTCAGAGACCACGATACCTGTCAACGTGGACAACAAGGGCAGCGTGGCGAAGAAGTAG